GCCCAGAACAACGCAAACGTTTTATTATTCAATAAAATccaattggcccaatcggccttttatttggtagaggctgaatgtcTCGTAACCTCGAGAGATCTGGACTAGCTCTTTTCacaaccataaaatattggtcatctaaatcttAGGACAATTAAGGAGTGACTAGTACCgccaatatatttttttcgagtaatatttgtgtaacgaattacttttCTTGACCAAAGTAATAGTAACAGTAATTGGTTCCTTTTATTGAcgaacgactaatgccctgttgAACACAAATCTTTATTGATGTTTGTTCATTCACCCAATCGTCTGCAATCTTTTGCTGGACTAACTGGACCGAAGGCCTGTTTTGTAAggctcgtacctcggagttagggggCTTGGACGTCAATCTGTATGAAATTGCACTCGCTCTGAGTGAGGTTCAAGCCTTAATTCAGAAATACGAGCGGTTAAAAGACTCGTCTCAGCTCAATTAGTACAAGATTAGCTAATCTGACGAGAATTTTCTAAACTCTCGTGCCTCTGAGATAAGGCTTGGAATTTTGATACTTCCTCACCATTTTGGCAAAGGTatttttcataccggttaatgTCCAAGCCCCCAACTCCAACGTACGAGTTTTAAGAAACAGGCCTCCGGACTCGTAATTTGGTGTATCATTTCAAATACCTGCTTTTCAATACTCTTCTATGACCTGTAATATTGAAAAGGTGATGCAGGCACTAACTTTTAAGCGGCAAATGGCTTTGAAGACTTTCACAACCTTGCAATTTTTTCCTGTTCAATTGGTATGTTCGTCTCGACTCGTGCGAATCAACATGAGACATTTTCTTGCAATGTGTTTCTTTCGAGTTATCCAAGCCCAATTTGGAGTCCCGACCGATCAGTTATGTTTCCATTCCACACCAATCTCCCCTGCCATATTCGAAAAGGACAAAATAGACGAGTTTCCTAACTCTGGGTTTGGAGTCATATTAGTTCATTAACTGACCTTCACCCTTGACCTTCAATCTTTGTTGCAGCTCTGTCACCCAATGTGCCATTCAATGCACTCGTTTGAGAAATTGTTCTCGATTTATGGATGACGGAAATAAATGTCATCTTCTTCAGAAAGCTCCCTTTCTCCACGAAGTGGATAGAAACGGCTCACTTGTTCATGTTCatgagatccaaggcaagttATAACATAGCTACTGATTCTAAGGATCTCAGGCAAGCAGTTAAGTGGACAAGAATACAAAAGTCTGACCCAAAGGCAACTTAAACACGCCTAGAACTAGtatgatttgacaaaaactggaacaatAAAACAATCGAAAATAGTGTGGGTAGTTAAAGCTTTCAATTTAAAAGAATTGGTGCGAAATAAGTCTAATGAGAAGACCAGTTGAAGCCTTCGGCACAACAATCTTTGTACATTTTCGTTAGTTGTTCCAAAAGATAAAAGTTGATCTTAGTTTTACAAAGTAAGAAAGAAAATGGCTGCTGAAAACAATCAATTGTGCTTTCTTGTTCAAATATCGCTTAATTGTTATTTCAGTTCACCCCTTTGTAATTTGACACTGAagcaattgaaagaaataagCCCTCCTATTATCAAACTGTAGAATAAAGGCCGAATCGAGGATTGTTTTAACTTTTATAATAttcacttgcatttttgtaGACTTTGCGCCTTCGTTAATTTGTTGTCTATTCTCACAAGAGGGTAAAAGGTGAAAAACTTGTGATTTTTACGCTGCATATTATACTCTTTAcgtagattttttttaactgacAGGAAGTTTTATGGCTATCATTTTCGCCTTACCAATCTTTCTAAAGTTTTGCAATActacaaaaaaaaggaatgcaaGGGTGATCTTCGTAAACTGCGACTGTTTCATTAGCTCAACAATCTATTTAATTCCATTCTCCGGACAGAATGGTCACACATCATGATTTTGGGCGGTTATGTTACTGACGGAGGCGCCATAAATGACATTGAGGTTTTAAATCTGAAAACCATGAAGCATTGTTCAAATCCCTTCCAATTACCCGAGGGTCGCTACGGTGGGGCAACTTTCATTCTGGATGGACACCTCAATTACGCTTTGGGTGCGGATAACGACGGCGAGAGAACGGACACTTTTCAACTCGATTTCCGTTACGGAACATGGAAAACTACCAACCTTTTGACTCCACCAGTGGTTTATTCTATATCAACTCAGATTGATCCCTCAAGGGTTCTCTTGGTTGGCGGACAAAACGTTTCGAGAACAACTATTGTGCATTCTAATGGATCCGTCTTTTCCGGACCACCATTACCGCACGACGTTTTTCGGCATTGTGTTTTGGGTGTGGATGAGCAACACATTTTTGTGGCGGGTGGAGTGAAAACAGGCATTGGCCGAACCAAAGATACCCTGGTGCTCAATTGGTCGGAACAGGTATGGGTGGCACAAGACCCAATGGTCCATTTCCATGGGTCCGTCGCTTGCGACACTTTTTTGGATGTCAGTAATCGGTTGAGTATTCTGGTGGGTCAGAGttcttttgaaatattcaCTTGGTCGACGCGGAAATGGCGAGAAGGTCCCGAAATGCTCGAGGATTACATATGGGGAAGTATGATACGATTTGATGGCATCCTACATTTCATGGGTGGGAAGGAATCATCTGGATCTGCTAGGAGCAGAAAAATCTTTTCATTCGATCCAAAACACGAAACATGGTCAAGAGTACCGTTGGATCTACAAACAGGGCGAACCAGTTTTGGGATTGCTAAGATCCCACCTGGTGTTGTGAACTGTTAAGCGGAGGCACCTATAAATAAAATCCCTGTGAGTTAGAGTGCCTTTCTTTTACGATGGAAGTCAAGTCAAAGATGCACACGGGACGCCgtctttgaatgaatgaatgaatgagttatttatttctggtcgcagGAACACGAGATATACAGCTTTAAATGTTTATGGTTCCTATTGATCGACCTTGCGGATTATCATATTCCACGTCACATGaagatatgtttcacaatgtctttgttgcttctttggattcatatttgttattactgaCTAGATAGGTTCCAGGCCTTGATTATACTTTTCACTTTagctttgttttcttcctccCTGATGTGCACAGGCggtctttcccaaatttcaacaattctggTAATAATTGCCTTCTTGCTTGGTTGCATGGGGAGGGCAGGCTCTTGACGATCTATGGCCTGTCTTCTTTTCACCCGCATGAACCTCCATTCGTCCAGTTGTAAGTGGATGATTTAACCAGTCTTTTCCACAATGCCAAGCCAGCAGAGCTATCGCACGCATTGCAATAACGTATATAGAAACCTGGTTTGTTTTCTGTAGAAGTTCTTTATATTCCACGTGTTTTATTGTTGGTATATTCAGGGCAGCTTTCATGGCCGCGGAGTGGAGAGAACTTATCTTCCTCAAGACTGGATCATTCGAGTCGAGTGCGTCTGAAATGACCTCAAGCCCGTATCTgagttttgatgtaaaaagtggTTCAATCATTCCTACGACCACCACTGATGGAAGCTTCCAAGCTAAGCGACGCAGAATCCCGATTCTCTTCCGTAACTCGGGCTCCAAATTATTTACATGGCACTTCCAAGATAGATTTTTGCTGAAAGCGAATCACATTATCCGCCTACttacaaaaaagtaatgtttCAATCTGAAATGTGACCTAATCCATTACATATTTAAATATCTCAACTATCTGTGCCTTAATTCAGTATTTAGACAGAGGGGTAGTGATCAGACTTTGAGGACTAATACCCAAAACTCCACCAACTCAATCCTATTAGAAGCGAGCATGTGGAATCGACGTTTCTCCATAACCGTTTGACTGGAGACTGTTGAGCACGACCTTGATGGATATCAAGGTCCGTTTGATATCTATTGGCTTGTCAAACTCCGGCTTCCCCAAGAATTTCGTAATTTGTTGAACAAACGGGTACTCATGAATTGTatttcatcaaacaaatgtttatCTACTTTTGAAACAGGGAGGCGACCAAATGAGTGACCAACACCTATTTGTGAAAGTAGCTCCAGGGAGATAGATNNNNNNNNNNNNNNNNNNNNNNNNNNNNNNNNNNNNGAATTTCGTAATTTGTTGAACAAACGGGTACTCATGAATTGTatttcatcaaacaaatgtttatCTACTTTTGAAACAGGGAGGCGACCAAATGAGTGACCAACACCTATTTGTGAAAGTAGCTCCAGGGAGATAGATACATAAGCAACAAAGGCAAGGAACCAATCCAGTATTTTATTGCTACCAAGAacatttatattttcaaaacaagtaaTGATAAACAAAACATAAGAAACCGgtcaaaagaaattggtaAGGTATCAAACCAATATTGCTAAGCAGAACAACCtttatatttttgaagcaggtattgattaaaaaacatAATCAGGAGGTCAAAAGATATTGGCAATATTGGTGAGGAgaacaaatcatgaaaaacaTACCCCCAAAACCATGGGAACAAATCATTAAATATCATCAACCCAAAAACGATATGcacaaataattgaaaaacacaagcaaaacaaattatcaGAAATATCAGCTAAGTTTTAAAGAAGTATTGATTTAAAGAACGAATCATAAAAGTTCAACACCTATGATGACGCTTTAAGAAACTTTCTGAATTAAAACCTTACGTTGAATGCGCTACTCGTACACCAATTTCAAGTAAAGAGTAGCTAATTAGATACTTATGTATtgaattggaccaaaaaagAGATTTGAGCAATAGCTGACAAGTGGCCAGATTTATGGAAATTAAAGCAACCCAAAACCATGGCCCTTGTATGACAATTGTATGTAGGTATCACTGGTACTTTGATAAATTTACGCCTAGCCAATCTTGACCTagttcccaaaatggaacatgaatCTAACATTGACGACGCcatgaatttgatgatatctTCATTTGAAGACGTTTGTGACCAACTAAAATTACCTatcttgtcaaacaaagaaaatcaaaccacTATACCAAAATACagacaaaaacttttcaagaaacgagTGTCTCtgacaaaaagattgaaatcattAGATGATCATTCGTTCATATCGCGAAACATCTGCAGAAAAATTNNNNNNNNNNNNNNNNNNNNNNNNNNNNNNNNNNNNNNNNNNNNNNNNNNNaaaaaaaaaaaaaaaaaaaaaacctactGCCCTGTATTTAAAGcgtgcaacagtgaggtcaggGCActattgtacttaattttgaattttcaattctgttccaaaacattaaGTTTAtatggatcccagatccaaaccaaacacatttttgtaaattttgtgctttaagagttAATTCTAAGGCtcaagttactcttcaggcatccttacctgcaatcacagcaacaccagattcaaactagatATTCTTAAATAGAAatgtagaaagtggctcaacaactggcatttgaaacattagaagtacgttaaagggtgcctgaacGGTAGCTGACGCCTATAGGGACTGTTACGTCGGAAAAGATAATTTTTACTCACGAAACCTATcaagtttcgttttgttttgggagggtaatggtgcgtctacacgagaaacattctgtcacaaagtataatccctaaacacaacacaaatttgaactgacaacaaaaatgtgaagatTAAGGTGCATCATTAAACTGTACCTTTTTGGTGAAGATCTGGTCAAAGCTTGGTCCAAGTACTGAAACATATTATAGTTAAGTTAAAGTTATCGTAGCTTCGTGATTTTGGCAGTTATTGAACGTTATTAATTGCAGTGTGGTTAAATCACTAAAAGGCAAAGGTAATATGATGGAATTTAAtcaacattccaattgaatcaagtccaaacaatacCCAATTGCAATATCATAGTTTAGCTGAAGTATCTGGGACAAGCAGTAAGCCActattcaagttcagatttgacaACGGTAAAGTAAAATGGACAACCTTAACAAGGAGTTTGTAAATCTCAAATGATAGTTCGTAATTTTTActgtaatttctttttcaattttagcaacCTGAAATTAAATAGCAGTGCCAAATAGAAGAAAAGTTATATCCTCAGGGTGAACTCGACCATATACCCACGGATTTGCATAAGGTTTCTAATTTCATTACATTATTTTCCTGAAGGCAAGTAAGGCACTGGGGTCTAGACAaggaattttggccttttttactCTATTAATAGCTTGTTTagttaaacaaaaacaaagcaacAGAAAGTGCCACAACCTTAAACCTTTCAAGGGAACTCAGCTTGGTGTTACGGCTCTCCGGCCCCCAAGATGATTACTGAGGACAATTACGCTAAAACCCATCGTTCCTCACAGACTGGCCGTCCCCGTATCAACTCTTCTTCGGGTTGATTTACTTGCTTTCGACATCGTATTTTCCTCACCGTCTTTTCATTCATCGATTTATTTATTCTCGTTTATGTCCTATAATTgaacacggtgttcaaaaagccctatcaagtttccagagaaattcccaaacacaaattggcatttttctaccccaaaaagtcatagggaacaacttttacttttttgttttatggaattctagtccacatgaaaaacttacatacccaaaaccattataaaaactaaaatcatcaaaaacctactcaatgaaaattaggagcacacttagttaNATGGGACTTAAGTTATTGTGAcaaaaaaagcttgaatttgaaagacaCTTTATTTATGcggttttgattgaaactttTCCAATCTCTGGCATTCTTACCCATGTTTTgataaatttcaaacttcaCCCCACGCACAATTGATCTTGTCACACTCTCCTTGGAACTCCGATAGTAGTGTTGGCATACTCCTACTGTTCAGTCTATAGTTTGCGGTTTTTAAACATTTTATTCGAGATCTGGGGCATTTCTCTTGAGCCGAAAAAGCCAGGCATGGCGAATTCCGTGGAGCCCTCTATCTATGGCGGGTTGACAAAATCCCTAATTCGAGAAGCATTGGTTTTAGCTTTCTCAGTCAATAAAAGATGGATTCTTTGATGATCAacttacccctctcgtctcaccactGAGGCAACTGCctcagtggttcaaaagcctttttgaagtcacAGAGAAACATCCAAACAAATTTTGGTGACTATTAGCCATATGAgcgtcaaatttgagccagaattcaataaaccaatcaggtcaaaattactcaagtattgagagaaatacgcaaaCCCATCTTAACAGTCCTCTACCTCGCAAAACCATattaaggctttttgaccgcCGTGAtgagacgaccgtatccaagaatcgaGCTCAAGTCTGTATGAACATCATGGCAATTGCATGGAGGTCATCAAAAACCGTTTTGTGATGGAACGCTCTCAGGATTAAGGCTTAGCACTAAGCTTGAGCACCAACGTGTAGTCCTGCCTTGAGAGTGATGGGCACTTGACTCAAGCATGCGTGGTTTGGGCATGGCACTGTTAGTACAGGACCAACGGTAAGGTTTTCCCTTTGAGCACCAAGTTTGGCAAGTTTTGAGTGAGGTTTGGACCCGGCACTACGTTCAAACACTAACGTGTCATCCTACATTTAGTAAATGCCTCAAAGAGTTCCAAGGCTGACGTTACTCTTCTTGTATCATTAACTGTAATCACAACAACAGGTTCAAGTAGGGCATTATTCActagaaaatgtaaaaagtggCTTGTAAAGTTGTGTATGATGTTTAAAGCATTCCAAGTACGTTTAAGTGTGCCTGACGGGCAACTAAAGACATacattccttttcattctcctctccctcctttcattgtggacaaacaaactgGGAAATACAGGAATATGCTCTAAGATGCTTAACTtaaacaaggtattttttggtAAACAAACGTTTTCTAACGCCAGAAATACTACGCCAACCCTTCTGAAAGAACTTTCAATCCTACACGGGTATAATTACAAGTACTTCTGGTGGACAACGGCATGGAAAACCGGTTGAATCAGTACCTGCAATCGAGTATTGTGCCAGATTCGGTGCTTCAAATATCCCTCGTCCAGTAATTGTAGCCACACTCTCATTTGTACTTGTCCGCACTATGCTCCAGAAGGAACTTGCACGTACCTTGATTTCATTGTCATGAGATGGGTTTGCCCGAGCCCCTATCCTGACCATGATTATTGTGGAACAAGAAACATGCTTGAACCGTATACAATGCATGAGGAACAGAATGAGATCAGCGAGGACTAATAAGGAGAGGCTTGAGGAAGCATGGAAGAAGATGTGGACTCACCTAAAAATGGAGTGAGTGGGGAAGTGGAAATAGCAAGGATAGTTGGGATCACTTTCAATGGGGAATTGGTGGTCGGTCAACTAAAGATCCTTGTTGAGACTTGTTTACTCTAAAGACTCCGTGCTTTAGTCCACACTGACAATGTTGTAATTAGTAAAAAAACATCAGCGCGGGTTATTTTCAATTGGTGTGGCCATAGACTAATGTGCGAGTCcacaaaatgatgaaagcTCAGGCCAGTATTGCTTTTAACACTCCAACGTGCGAATTCAAAACGCAGCATTCTTCAAGAGTGNatgatgattgtaaaatacattttcaaagattacacttttgatgtgtttttagtgacattatatagcatttttagctatttttgtgatattgaaatcGATATTCATCCTATCGGAAATTAAATTAACATGAatccggggcattttggggctaaaaacgatgaaatttggaccactaaattccatgtaactaagaagcgatgaaatagatgatttcaaaatttatattcaagagctaactaaatgtgctctcAACTTACgttgggtaggtttttgaaaattttagtttttatgaTGTTTTCAGGTATGTAAGTTctttatgtgggctagaatttcataaagcaataaaatcaaaattgttctccatgattttctgagggagaaaaatgccaagatgtgcttgggaatttccatcaaaactttaaagggtatttttaccactgtgtgaACTTTTGTCCATAATCTGGGGTGAGGTCCAGTAAGCTTCCAACACTCGAGTAAGAAACCCGTTAGCGCGTTTACCTCACTCCTACTTATAATCTTaagtaaaaataaactttAGTTGATTTTTAACACTCTCTGCCCTCTTGCCTCGACTAAACAATCCTCTGGTTGAAATACAGCGGGCAAGAAAATTTTTAAAGTCAAGGTTATGTGGATTTTGAAAGAAGCTCTTCCTTCATTTTGCCAGTTAATGAGGAAATCGTACGGGGCAAACTCCATGAAAAGAGCTTGGAAGCACTTAAAAGATGCGATATTTCGGGTCAATGCCTACTTCTCAGCGACCCTCTGATTCATATCTGCAATTTTCAATTGGTGTGGTCATAGACTAATGTACGAGTCcacaaaatgatgaaagcTCGAAGAATAAGTTTGAAACGGTCATAACTCAGTAGCTAGTTATTTTTGAGATAAAGTGTGAACACAAAAAACGACAGGGAAGCAAGCCAAATTACAGTTTACAAATTTGTGttaactttgaatttgaaaagatcaaatgtGGTCTTTGGATGACATTGGAATTGccttgaaaattatatttttatttgtaTTTCAAATAAGTATAAAGGTAAATTTTATAGCGCATAATAGTGCGCATGAAAAAGTTGTCTAAGTAATGACGTACATGAGTAGGAAAAACACATTATGCTGCATATTTAAAAGTTCCTTGAAATGTCTTCATTTGCTATTTTTCAAGTTTAGGCCGAATTAATTGATGTCTTAAATTGGTTATTGTTAACTTGAATTTGTGCCACTTGTTTATTTCAAACGTTACTACGGAAAAAACGATTTGTTGTTTAGCATGTGTAATAGGGTAAAATTATATATCAATGTTGCAGATTGAGTAAAGATATGTTTTAATTGATAATAAATTCCATCATTAGTTCATTTCATGCAGAGTAACGTTTATTTCAAGCACCAGTAACTTATCTACTTAATACATCTTCAACACTGGCATAGTACCTATGAAGGCAGACAATCTGACAACGTTCTACTTTTTCCAGGATTTCCGGCGGCGGGACAACTCTCGTTTCCcttctttttgtcattgttgCCCCGTGTCCACGACCTTCAGAGACAGAGGTCCACTTTTCCAAAGAGCAATACTTAGGCACTCTGGAGTAGTGTGCTTGAGCACCAAACCTGGCGCGTGGCGTGATTGAGGCAAAGAGTCCACATTGCCAAATgccaacaatttcaaatttgtttagaAGTATATCAGTTCGCCTAGATGTGAGAAATGTTGTCCAGCCCAAATATGAACCGTGAAAGATCCTGTAATTTTGCATTTATTCATCCAATAAACATGGATTGTGATGGCAACAGGTATTATGCACAAGGAATTGTAATGGAAAAGATGGGGAAGATACCAAGGAACATCTTGGTGCAAGTACACGTGCCATTGGGAGCGGCGGCACACCTGGGGAGACATTTCANNNNNNNNNNNNNNNNNNNNNNNNNNNNNNNNNNNNNNNNNNNNNNNNNNNNNNNNNNNNNNNNNNNNNNNNNNNNNNNNNNNNNNNNNNNNNNNNNNNNNNNNNNNNNNNNNNNNNNNNNNNNNNNNNNNNNNNNNNNNNNNNNNNNNNNNNNNNNNNNNNNNNNNNNNNNNNNNNNNNNNNNNNNNNNNNNNNNNNNNNNNNNNNNNNNNNNNNNNNNNNNNNNNNNNNNNNNNNNNNNNNNNNNNNNNNNNNNNNNNNNNNNNNNNNNNNNNNNNNNNNNNNNNNNNNNNNNNNNNNNNNNNNNNNNNNNNNNNNNNNNNNNNNNNNNNNNNNNNNNNNNNNNNNNNNNNNNNNNNNNNNNNNNNNNNNNNNNNNNNNNNNNNNNNNNNNNNNNNNNNNNNNNNNNNNNNNNNNNNNNNNNNNNNNNNNNNNNNNNNNNNNNNNNNNNNNNNNNNNNNNNNNNNNNNNNNNNNNNNNNNNNNNNNNNNNNNNNNNNNNNNNNNNNNNNNNNNNNNNNNNNNNNNNNNNNNNNNNNNNNNNNNNNNNNNNNNNNNNNNNNNNNNNNNNNNNNNNNNNNNNNNNNNNNNNNNNNNNNNNNNNNNNNNNNNNNNNNNNNNNNNNNNNNNNNNNNNNNNNNNNNNNNNNNNNNNNNNNNNNNNNNNNNNNNNNNNNNNNNNNNNNNNNNNNNNNNNNNNNNNNNNNNNNNNNNNNNNNNNNNNNNNNNNNNNNNNNNNNNNNNNNNNNNNNNNNNNNNNNNNNNNNNNNNNNNNNNNNNNNNNNNNNNNNNNNNNNNNNNNNNNNNNNNNNNNNNNNNNNNNNNNNNNNNNNNNNNNNNNNNNNNNNNNNNNNNNNNNNNNNNNNNNNNNNNNNNNNNNNNNNNNNNNNNNNNNNNNNNNNNNNNNNNNNNNNNNNNNNNNNNNNNNNNNNNNNNNNNNNNNNNNNNNNNNNNNNNNNNNNNNNNNNNNNNNNNNNNNNNNNNNNNNNNNNNNNNNNNNNNNNNNNNNNNNNNNNNNNNNNNNNNNNNNNNNNNNNNNNNNNNNNNNNNNNNNNNNNNNNNNNNNNNNNNNNNNNNNNNNNNNNNNNNNNNNNNNNNNNNNNNNNNNNNNNNNNNNNNNNTTGTCTCAGACATACTATCAAGTCTAAAATTACTTTATCTCTGTGTTAATAACGACAATTTGTCGTGAATTCATCCAAAGATTTGATGCCAAAACGAGACCAAAAAGTGCCTGCAAAAGTATACTGATTATCagggttttgagagcacctccaaacCTTTGAGAACCCATGTTAggtcaaacaatgaagtccaatttgtttcattgtttcatatttattcattgttcaatttgttgtccATGTGCCAAAGATTTAACCACGTCTTAGTAATTATTACTATGTCCGTATCTAGCTTGGATAACACTCCTGGTAGCTACGTGAACTTATTAACCACACTTTTTGCATTAAGGTACTCAAGTTTGAGTGTCATATTCAAATGGTTAAAGTGCTCATTGTTGATTGCAAAATCTCCCCTCAAATCCGGAAATCGACAATTCAGCTCATTCACTTTAGTCTACTTTGCCGTGGacatggtggtggtgttgtcATTCTTTGTAAGGAAGGACTCAAGTGTGTCGCCATCAAAGTTCAGAACCCCAGTGTGTTCGGATTGAGGGTTGATTCCCTTGAGATATTTTGCGTATATTTGTCCCCCTTAGCCAACTTGGGTGACCGCCAACTACTGAACGCGTTTTTGGTCCGATCGATCAAGGGACACATTAATTGTTGGCGACTTCAATCATCAGGGAATAAAGTGGAGTACCCGCGTAGGAATCTCACAGGACGATCTTAATTT
This Tigriopus californicus strain San Diego chromosome 12, Tcal_SD_v2.1, whole genome shotgun sequence DNA region includes the following protein-coding sequences:
- the LOC131891721 gene encoding uncharacterized protein LOC131891721, whose protein sequence is MTCNIEKVMQALTFKRQMALKTFTTLQFFPVQLVCSSRLVRINMRHFLAMCFFRVIQAQFGVPTDQLCFHSTPISPAIFEKDKIDEFPNSGSVTQCAIQCTRLRNCSRFMDDGNKCHLLQKAPFLHEVDRNGSLVHVHEIQEWSHIMILGGYVTDGGAINDIEVLNLKTMKHCSNPFQLPEGRYGGATFILDGHLNYALGADNDGERTDTFQLDFRYGTWKTTNLLTPPVVYSISTQIDPSRVLLVGGQNVSRTTIVHSNGSVFSGPPLPHDVFRHCVLGVDEQHIFVAGGVKTGIGRTKDTLVLNWSEQVWVAQDPMVHFHGSVACDTFLDVSNRLSILVGQSSFEIFTWSTRKWREGPEMLEDYIWGSMIRFDGILHFMGGKESSGSARSRKIFSFDPKHETWSRVPLDLQTGRTSFGIAKIPPGVVNC